One Blastocatellia bacterium DNA window includes the following coding sequences:
- a CDS encoding alpha/beta hydrolase, producing the protein MPFIELNNSVFSKNKKSTKIYYRSYGQGKPLVLLHSGWGYEVYNFQTQIDLLEDYFKIVIPDRSGYGRSTKLDQLPMNFHELAAEEMIEFLDKLEIDSALLWGHSDGAVIAAIMGLNYPKRVGGVILEAFHYFRAKSSSKEFFEKMINSPSDFGERVCQALIKDHGEEYWQNLLKIAGKAWLEIIVDAQVGDKDFYKQKLSKLVCPTMFIHGEKDLRTEVGEMQQVQALLPQAKYHFLTDIGHSPHSSSKASQNCAEIAKQFLVNL; encoded by the coding sequence TTGCCATTTATTGAGTTAAATAACTCTGTTTTTAGTAAGAATAAAAAATCTACAAAAATCTACTATCGTAGTTATGGACAGGGGAAGCCTTTAGTATTATTGCATAGTGGATGGGGTTATGAAGTTTATAATTTTCAAACCCAAATAGATTTACTAGAGGATTATTTTAAAATAGTAATTCCAGATCGTTCTGGATATGGTAGATCAACAAAGCTAGATCAACTACCAATGAATTTTCATGAACTAGCCGCTGAGGAAATGATAGAATTTCTTGACAAACTAGAAATAGATAGCGCATTACTTTGGGGACATAGTGATGGAGCAGTAATAGCAGCGATTATGGGATTAAATTATCCTAAGCGTGTTGGGGGAGTAATTTTAGAGGCTTTTCATTATTTTCGGGCAAAAAGTAGTTCTAAAGAATTTTTTGAAAAAATGATTAATTCTCCAAGTGATTTTGGAGAGCGTGTTTGTCAAGCCTTGATAAAAGATCATGGGGAAGAATACTGGCAAAACCTACTAAAAATAGCAGGTAAAGCTTGGTTAGAAATTATTGTTGATGCCCAAGTAGGAGACAAAGATTTTTATAAGCAAAAGCTTTCAAAGTTAGTTTGCCCTACAATGTTTATTCATGGAGAAAAAGATTTACGTACAGAAGTAGGGGAAATGCAACAAGTACAAGCTTTACTACCACAAGCAAAATATCATTTTTTAACAGACATAGGGCATAGTCCGCATTCAAGCAGTAAGGCAAGCCAAAACTGTGCTGAAATAGCAAAGCAATTCCTTGTTAATCTTTAA